DNA sequence from the Luteitalea sp. genome:
CCAGGACGCCACGCAGAGAAGCAGAGCCACCCACGGAAGAAGAGCTCCGGCGACGGCAGGAAATCCAGGAGATCAAGGATCTCTTCGCGAGGTCCTTCATAGCATTGCGCAAGCGACGTGGCTTCAGGAGCCGCGAGGCGCTGGCCGATAACGCTGGCGTCAACAAGGAGAGCCTGGGACGACTCGAGCGTGGCGAAGGGAACAGCAGGCTCGAAACACTCATCCGTGCGTCGCTTGCGATGGAACTTTCGTTGGCAGAGCTGTTCGAGGCGATGGGGCAGAGGGAGCGCCAAGGCCGGCAGCTCACCGTGCAAGAGCGGCAGGAGGCGGTGACGGGCCTGTTACTCGCTCTGGAAGCCTTCACCGGTAGAGCAAGTGGAGAGCTGACCGCGCGTGGGATCGAGCGCTCGACATTACAGCCGCCGGTATCGCACATGCGCTATCCGAAACCGCGGCCGACTGCAAAGGCGCTAGAGCCTTCGCAGTCAGGACGGTCAACCCTGTCACCACCGGCGCCCGAGCGTGGAAAGTTTCCCAAAGGTGCAAAGCCTCGCAAGGCCGAGAAGTCTCCCGAGGCTGCAAAGTCCACCAAGCGTGCAACGGCTCGCAAGGACGCAGAGTCCCGCAAAGGCGCAAAGTCTCCGAAGAGCGGAAAGTCCCGAGAGCAGCGACAGGGTCGTCGGAAGCCCTGAACGATCACCGATCCCTCACCATCCCCTTCCGCCTCGTCCGTGACGATGCAGCTCCCCACACGAGCGCGCGCCAGCCATTCTTCCGCAGCGCAGTGACGTATCATTAAAGCATCGAGGTGAGGCTGCGCTCGCACAGCTCAGCTTCGACGAAAGTGAGGAAAGACCCTATGCGCACACGCGTCGTGAACCGCCTGCGGGATTTCGGACACGGCGCATGGGCCGGCCGCGTCCGCTACCTCTTCGAAGGCCGTCCCGGCGTGGCATTCGTCTCGGTGCTTCTGGTCTCCCTGATGGTCTGGGGCGCATTTGGTGCGCTCGCCTGGCTCGCCTGGGATGTCCAGCGTGCTCTGCCCGGTCGCGACGAGCTGGGAAACATCGGCGAGATGGCCCAAACGACGGTCATCTACGACATGGATGACGAGCCGGCGTTCGCGATCTTTCGTGAGCGTCGCATGGACGTGCCGATCGAGAAGGTCTCGCCTCATGTGATCAAAGCCACGATCGCCATCGAAGATCAGCGATTCTTCAAACACGCGGGCGTTGACCTGGTCCGCATTGCCGGTGCCGCCGTCTACAACCTTCGCACGGGACGACGATGGCAAGGCGGCAGCACGATTACACAGCAGCTCGCGCGTCAGAGCTTTCTTACGCTCGATAGAACCCTTCGACGCAAGATCAAGGAAGCGCTCCTCGCGCTTTCACTCGAGCAGACGTTCAGCAAGGAGAAGATTCTCGAGCTGTACTTGAACAAGGTGTACTACGGCGACGGCTACTACGGGGTAGAGGCCGCGTCGCGCGGCTTCTTCGGTAAGCCCGCCTCTGACGTCACGGTCGCCGAGGCGGCGCTGCTCGCTGGTCTCGTCAAGTCCCCGTCGACCTACGCCCCGACGATCAACCGCGAGAAAGCCGTGGCACGTCGCAATGTGGTGCTGCAGGCGATGCGCGAAAGCGGCGCCATCGATGAGTCGCAACACAAGCAGGCGCTCCACGAGCTCGTCTTTCTGGAGAATGGTCTCCACCTCGATGAAGGCTTTGGCCAGTACTTCAAGCGACAAGTGCAGCGTGAGCTGGTCCAGCGTTTCGGATGGGAGCGCGTCTCCGAAGGTGGGCTGAAGGTCTACACCACGCTCGATACGCCGTTGCAGCGTGAGGCGGAGAAGCTGCTGGAGCAGGAGCTGGCACGTCTCGAGCGCCGGCCTGGCTATGAGCACCCGCCGCGGAGCGCGAGGAACGCCGACGACGGAGAGGCCCCCGACTATCTCCAGGGAGCGTTGGTTACCATCGATCCAAGATATGGAGCCGTACGTGCAATGGTCGGCGGCCGCCAATTCAAGGAGAGCCGTTTCAATCGTGCTGTGCAGGCGAGACGGCAACCTGGATCCGCGTTCAAGCCCTTCGTGTACGCGGCCGCCATCGAAGAGGGGTACTCGCCGACGACGATGCTGACGGATCTGGACGACCCCGTGCTCACGCCGGAAGGCGACTGGGTGCCAGAGGACGAGCACGCCGAAACGGCCGAGATGACGATGCGGATCGCGTTACGGACGTCGAGCAACCGTGCGGCGGTGCGGATGTTGCGCACGGTCGGGCTCGGCACGGCAATGACGCACATCTCGCACTTGGGCTTCGGCAAGCTGCCGAGCGTACCGTCCATCGTTTTGGGAGCAGGCGAGGTCACCCTCGAGGCCATGACAGCCGCCTACGCCGCGTTCGCGAACGGCGGGTTGCTCTACGAACCGACTGTCATTCGCCGCATCGAGGACCGCGAGGGCAACGTGCTCTACGAGGCCCGGCCACGATCCGCCCGCGTCTTCTCCGAGGAGACGGCCTTCATCGTGGCGAACATGCTCCAGGACGTGCTCAACAGAGGGACGGCCTGGCGCGTGCGTCAGCTGGGCTTCCGGCTGCCCGCCGCCGGCAAGACCGGCACCACCAACAACTACAACGACGCCTGGTTCGTCGGCTTCACGCCCCACCTCGCAACGGGCGTTTGGGTGGGCTTCGATCACCCCCGCCAAATCATAGCGAACGGCTACGCTGCAGAAATCGCCGCGCCGCTGTGGGCAACGATCATGAAGGCCGCGACGCGTGACGAGGAGGCCGAGTGGCTCGAGCGGCCGGCGGGCGTCGTGGGCGCTGATGTCTGCCGTGTCTCTGGCAAGCGCGCGGCCGAAGGCTGCCAGTACGTCGACGTCGTTTTGCCGGACGGCAACTTCGACGTGAAGTCGATGGTTTACACCGAGTACTTCCGCCGCGGCTCCGAGCCGACCGAAACGTGCGACCTGCACACACGGCCCGACTTCCTCGAGCGCATGGCCGGTTGGCTTGGTCGCGATCAGCCAGACGGGAAGCCCGCGCAGGCGGGCCTCCCGCCGACGGGCGTCCAACCACCGCCTCCGTCACCCGATGGCACGACAGAAGGTGCATCAGAAGACGCCCGCGACGAGGAGCCGGAAGGTGAAGCCGCACGCGCCGAGGCAAAGCCTGCGGATGAGGAGGTCGAGCCAGCGAAGCCGAAGAAGAAGCGCGGCTTCTGGTCGCGGCTGTTCGGTCGCCGTGGCGACGACGACAAGGATCAGAAGGACGACAAAGAACCGGAGAACCGCGAGCGCCGAAAACCTCCACGTCCCGAGGATCAGCCGCACCCGTGACGGTTGTATTGCGCGTACGGAGGATGTCCACGCTCTACAAGGTCGTGCGTGGCGGCAGGCTCAGACCGGGCCGGTTCAATGTAGAAGTATTCACGGTGCCGTCCGTGATCTCGAACAGGCCCGGGTAGCGATCCTCCCACCCCTTGCTGGCAACCGGCACATACTGACGAGCGTTCGCTTCGATACCCGCAACCGTCGGCACGTGCGCCGACAAGCCAGCCGATAACACCAGCGACGCCCCCGGACAGGTCAGGTCCTGAACGCACAGGAACATGTTGCGCTCCTGGATGGCGGCGCCGAGCAGAAGCGCTTGGCTCTGGCCTTTGCAGGCCTTGAGCGCCGCGCCGGAGTATCCCATCTCGCCCGCCAAGCGGAGACTGTCGTAATCCGTGAGCGACTCGTCGATGACCACCGGCTTGATCTTGGCGGCTTCGTGCATCACGTTCTCACGATGCGCCGCGAGATCTCGTGCGGTCGGCTGTTCGATGTACTGGATGCGTGTGAAGCCTTCCGGCGCCTTCTCCTTAATGCGACGTATGAAGGCCAAGAGGTATTCCACGTTCGGGCATTGTTCGTTGAAGTCGAGAGAGTAGAACCATTTGGCGACGCCACGCTCGCGCTGTGTCGTCGCGGTCACACGGTCGACGTGGAGCACACGCTCGACGTCCCACTCGAGGTCGCTGCCATTCAACTTGATCTTGAAGTGCGTCAAGCCGTTCGCGCGAGTCCACTCGGGCAGCGTCTCTGGCAGCCCATCGCCAATCCGCTCGGTGATGTCGCTCTCCTCGATGGGATCGAGCGCGCCAACGGCGTGATACAACGCCATACGCCGTTGCGGCGTTCGGCGCACGTACTCCTCAAGATAACGGCCGGTGAAGCGGTCCCCCAAGTAATGGCCGACGTCGTGCGTCATGTGCTCCGGCCCATACATGCCGTAGACACTCCGTCCGTAGGCCTTGCCGAGGCCGTCGTGGAGCGCGGCATCGAATGGGCTGACAACGACGAGGGTACAGAGCTTTGGAATGGGCTCCGCCAGATCCTGCGCGGCTGTGACCGCATCGGCAGCCTTGAGATACTCGGGCTCGAGGGTCCAGGTGATGTCCACCGGGTGCTGTTGTTCCTTGTAGGCCGCCAGCAAGTCGCGCACCCGCGACGCCAGCGCCTTCATGGCGTTCAGCGTCTGGTCGTAGCTCAGAGTCTTTGACGGAAAGGACCACACATTCCCGAGCGGCATCGAGCCCCAGCCATGCGCGACCTTACCGTCCCGCGTGCGAACGCGGCACAACACGTCGAGAATCGTGATGCGATCAGTAGCCGTACCGCCGAACTTATAGGGCGTGCGATAGAGATAATCTTGGTACCTGAATTGAACGTCCTCGACTCGAATGTCCGAGGGCTTTCCGGCCGCGCGACGCAGGCAAGCAGGCGCCAGCGCAACTCCGGCGAGCGCGGCCGTCGATCCAAGAAACTCTCGCCGAGTGTGCATCGCCCTCATCCCCGATATGCCTCCTCCATCTGCCCCTTCACGAATGCCAGATCACGACGAGCGGCTTCGATCATGCCGTCGCGTCGGGATGCGGGCGTCGCGCCATCGATGTCGTACTCGATGTGCATCGACACGGGGCCCTGGTAGTCCGCCTGCGCGAGCATTCGACAGAACGCGGGCCAGTCCACCATGCCCTCGCCCAGCGGACAATGCCCGTCACGCCATCGGCCCTTCTCATCCTTCCGCCACACGCAGTCCTTGACAGCAATCATTCGCAGCCGCGGCATGGCCAGCGCGGCGGCAAGTTGCCAGCCGATACGGCCTCCCTCGATAACCGCATGTCTTATGTCGAAGTAGACGCCAACTACCTGCGCGTCCAGCTTCTCGATTTCCGGTAGAAAGTCGAGCGTTGGTCCACCCACGTAGCCTGCATGGGTGTGATAGCCAACAACCATGTCGTAGCGGCGGCCGAGGTCGGCCAAGGATGCGAGCTGGCGCCCCGCATCCGCCAGCTCTCGC
Encoded proteins:
- a CDS encoding helix-turn-helix domain-containing protein, with amino-acid sequence RTPRREAEPPTEEELRRRQEIQEIKDLFARSFIALRKRRGFRSREALADNAGVNKESLGRLERGEGNSRLETLIRASLAMELSLAELFEAMGQRERQGRQLTVQERQEAVTGLLLALEAFTGRASGELTARGIERSTLQPPVSHMRYPKPRPTAKALEPSQSGRSTLSPPAPERGKFPKGAKPRKAEKSPEAAKSTKRATARKDAESRKGAKSPKSGKSREQRQGRRKP
- a CDS encoding PBP1A family penicillin-binding protein: MRTRVVNRLRDFGHGAWAGRVRYLFEGRPGVAFVSVLLVSLMVWGAFGALAWLAWDVQRALPGRDELGNIGEMAQTTVIYDMDDEPAFAIFRERRMDVPIEKVSPHVIKATIAIEDQRFFKHAGVDLVRIAGAAVYNLRTGRRWQGGSTITQQLARQSFLTLDRTLRRKIKEALLALSLEQTFSKEKILELYLNKVYYGDGYYGVEAASRGFFGKPASDVTVAEAALLAGLVKSPSTYAPTINREKAVARRNVVLQAMRESGAIDESQHKQALHELVFLENGLHLDEGFGQYFKRQVQRELVQRFGWERVSEGGLKVYTTLDTPLQREAEKLLEQELARLERRPGYEHPPRSARNADDGEAPDYLQGALVTIDPRYGAVRAMVGGRQFKESRFNRAVQARRQPGSAFKPFVYAAAIEEGYSPTTMLTDLDDPVLTPEGDWVPEDEHAETAEMTMRIALRTSSNRAAVRMLRTVGLGTAMTHISHLGFGKLPSVPSIVLGAGEVTLEAMTAAYAAFANGGLLYEPTVIRRIEDREGNVLYEARPRSARVFSEETAFIVANMLQDVLNRGTAWRVRQLGFRLPAAGKTGTTNNYNDAWFVGFTPHLATGVWVGFDHPRQIIANGYAAEIAAPLWATIMKAATRDEEAEWLERPAGVVGADVCRVSGKRAAEGCQYVDVVLPDGNFDVKSMVYTEYFRRGSEPTETCDLHTRPDFLERMAGWLGRDQPDGKPAQAGLPPTGVQPPPPSPDGTTEGASEDARDEEPEGEAARAEAKPADEEVEPAKPKKKRGFWSRLFGRRGDDDKDQKDDKEPENRERRKPPRPEDQPHP
- a CDS encoding TIM barrel protein, which translates into the protein MGQVTRRDFQKTALGLGLSTGLTTALGSGRLSGANSGVAERASPAESFRGPYCFFSKHLPDLAWGELGRTVKEAGFDGVDLTVRPEGHVLPERVATDLPRAIEAIAASGVPVPMVTTSLLSAEDPAAVPTFEAASKGGVRLLKPGYYKYSLKDVPRELADAGRQLASLADLGRRYDMVVGYHTHAGYVGGPTLDFLPEIEKLDAQVVGVYFDIRHAVIEGGRIGWQLAAALAMPRLRMIAVKDCVWRKDEKGRWRDGHCPLGEGMVDWPAFCRMLAQADYQGPVSMHIEYDIDGATPASRRDGMIEAARRDLAFVKGQMEEAYRG